From the genome of Nitrospira sp., one region includes:
- the rfbC gene encoding dTDP-4-dehydrorhamnose 3,5-epimerase produces the protein MRIVPTPLSGLFQIEPDVFGDARGKFVEIFRESRYDAAAIDKPFVQDNFSWSVRGTLRGLHYQLGRPQGKLVTVVKGSVYDVAVDIRQGSPTFGQWYGVELSDTTMRQLYIPPGFAHGFCVLSEEAGFLYKCTDVYSPADERGIAWNDPELAIAWPITAPLLSAKDQVYKCLAEMTAELPRYSDR, from the coding sequence ATGCGCATTGTGCCGACTCCGCTCAGCGGCCTGTTTCAAATCGAGCCTGACGTATTTGGAGATGCCCGGGGAAAGTTTGTAGAGATTTTTCGCGAGTCGCGCTATGACGCCGCGGCCATCGACAAGCCCTTTGTCCAGGACAACTTTTCCTGGTCCGTGCGCGGCACGTTGCGAGGGCTCCATTACCAGCTTGGCCGCCCTCAGGGCAAGCTGGTCACGGTGGTGAAGGGTTCGGTCTACGATGTGGCGGTGGATATTCGGCAGGGATCGCCGACCTTTGGCCAGTGGTATGGGGTGGAATTGTCGGATACGACGATGCGACAACTGTATATCCCGCCAGGGTTTGCCCACGGGTTTTGCGTGCTCAGTGAAGAGGCCGGATTCCTGTACAAGTGCACCGATGTGTATTCCCCGGCTGATGAGCGGGGCATCGCCTGGAACGATCCGGAGTTGGCCATTGCCTGGCCCATTACCGCGCCGCTGCTTTCGGCCAAAGACCAAGTGTATAAATGTCTCGCCGAGATGACGGCGGAACTGCCTCGCTACAGCGATCGGTAG
- a CDS encoding transcriptional repressor, producing the protein MLCRNHSCLVAKAMMLQPQDIQLRFRRHAVRLTRQRAAIYAALVGTTSHPTADDLYRMVMREHPMMSRNTVYYTLGVLRKAGLVREVNVGHEVARFDGNIARHHHLICVQCGRIEDVMDEELDQVKIPDQQARGFHVLGHHVEFHGHCVGCRAGGLDPSPFGG; encoded by the coding sequence ATGCTATGTAGGAATCATTCCTGTCTAGTTGCCAAGGCCATGATGCTCCAACCGCAGGACATTCAGCTGCGCTTTCGCCGACACGCTGTACGGTTGACCCGCCAGCGGGCGGCGATCTATGCCGCATTGGTTGGGACAACCAGTCATCCGACAGCCGACGATCTGTACCGGATGGTCATGCGGGAGCACCCGATGATGTCGCGCAATACGGTGTACTACACATTGGGGGTGCTGCGGAAAGCCGGATTGGTTCGTGAGGTCAATGTTGGTCATGAGGTGGCGCGGTTTGACGGGAACATCGCGCGGCACCACCATCTCATTTGCGTCCAGTGTGGTCGGATCGAAGACGTGATGGACGAAGAGTTGGACCAGGTGAAGATTCCCGACCAGCAGGCCAGGGGGTTTCACGTCCTCGGGCATCACGTCGAATTTCACGGCCATTGTGTCGGTTGCCGGGCGGGAGGGCTTGATCCCTCACCGTTTGGTGGATAA
- a CDS encoding rubrerythrin family protein, with amino-acid sequence MGNSLKGTKSHENLKHAFAGESQANRRYLYFARRADIEGYPDVGGLFRDTSEAETGHAFGHLDFLKEVGDPATGVPIGNTEANLKSAIEGETYEYTQMYPGMAKTARDEGFSELAEWFETLAKAERSHANRFTKGLDSLKQQ; translated from the coding sequence ATGGGAAACAGTTTGAAGGGGACCAAGAGTCACGAGAATCTCAAGCATGCCTTTGCCGGCGAATCACAAGCCAACCGGCGATATCTGTACTTTGCGCGCCGCGCCGATATCGAAGGATATCCTGATGTCGGCGGATTATTCCGCGACACCTCCGAGGCCGAAACCGGCCATGCCTTCGGCCATCTGGACTTTTTGAAGGAAGTTGGTGACCCTGCGACCGGGGTGCCGATCGGGAACACCGAAGCCAATTTGAAGTCCGCCATCGAAGGCGAAACCTATGAATACACGCAGATGTACCCGGGCATGGCCAAGACGGCGCGCGATGAAGGCTTCTCCGAATTGGCTGAGTGGTTTGAGACGTTGGCCAAAGCCGAACGATCCCACGCCAACCGGTTTACCAAAGGCCTTGATAGCTTGAAGCAGCAGTAG
- a CDS encoding DUF3501 family protein, producing MTNDMMPPLTPADVLSPDEYERQRELYRQRIIELKRRRRISLGDKITLVFENRETLRFQVQEMVRVERIVDPQKIQDELDVYNALLPAPGEVSATLLIELTDSTTMKQWLDRFMGLDHGEKVGLRAGGELVYGGFEGGHSHETKISAVHFVRFRPTLTMVTTLADPAARAALSVHHAGYDAEVEVPWTMRQEWLADLRT from the coding sequence GTGACGAACGACATGATGCCACCGCTCACACCGGCCGATGTCCTGAGTCCTGATGAGTATGAGCGCCAGCGGGAACTGTATCGGCAGCGCATCATTGAACTGAAGCGTCGTCGGCGGATCTCTCTCGGCGATAAAATCACGCTCGTCTTCGAAAATCGGGAGACGTTGCGGTTTCAGGTTCAGGAAATGGTCCGGGTCGAACGCATCGTGGACCCGCAAAAAATTCAGGATGAGCTGGATGTGTACAACGCCCTCCTGCCAGCTCCCGGTGAAGTAAGCGCCACCCTCTTGATTGAGCTGACGGATTCGACCACCATGAAACAGTGGCTCGATCGCTTCATGGGGCTCGATCATGGCGAGAAGGTCGGGTTGCGGGCTGGAGGCGAGCTGGTCTACGGGGGGTTCGAAGGCGGGCACAGCCATGAGACAAAAATCAGCGCGGTGCATTTTGTGCGGTTCCGTCCAACGCTCACCATGGTGACGACCCTGGCTGATCCTGCCGCTCGCGCGGCGCTGTCTGTTCACCATGCCGGCTACGATGCCGAAGTCGAGGTCCCGTGGACCATGCGTCAGGAATGGCTGGCTGATTTGCGGACATGA
- a CDS encoding 6-carboxytetrahydropterin synthase: MATVLLNKRIEFCASHRYHKPEWDASKNRATFGACNNDPGHGHNYMLEVTVAGEVDPRTGMVVNLFDLKVVLLQVLEEFDHKHLNLDLPYFKSRIPTSENIARVLWDKLDAQRDIGTLQRLALYEDEDLCAELTAEAGLDVASVTRRYSFTAVHEGHRGHTWDVFVSVHGPIDPETGMVTDIVALDRVVRDRILLPFEGRDLRIAFATPSVTGEYLAKAVWDRVVSVIPTGRLQLIKLVQTRDLSYEYCG, encoded by the coding sequence ATGGCTACAGTTCTGCTGAATAAACGCATAGAATTCTGCGCCTCCCACCGCTATCACAAACCCGAATGGGATGCCTCGAAGAACCGCGCCACGTTTGGTGCCTGTAATAACGATCCAGGGCATGGCCACAACTATATGTTAGAGGTCACTGTGGCCGGCGAAGTGGATCCGCGAACCGGCATGGTCGTCAATCTGTTCGATCTGAAAGTCGTGCTCTTGCAGGTGCTGGAAGAATTCGATCACAAACATCTCAATCTCGACCTGCCTTATTTCAAGAGCCGGATTCCGACTTCCGAAAACATCGCCCGGGTGCTCTGGGACAAACTCGATGCTCAGCGGGACATTGGTACGTTGCAACGGCTTGCTTTGTATGAAGATGAAGATCTGTGCGCCGAACTTACGGCAGAAGCCGGGCTGGATGTGGCGTCGGTCACGAGGCGGTATTCATTTACCGCCGTGCATGAAGGCCACCGCGGTCATACCTGGGATGTGTTTGTGTCAGTGCATGGACCAATCGATCCGGAGACAGGGATGGTGACCGATATCGTCGCGCTCGATCGTGTGGTCCGCGATCGGATTCTTCTTCCATTCGAGGGCCGCGATCTTCGTATCGCTTTTGCCACACCATCCGTGACGGGGGAGTACTTGGCCAAAGCCGTCTGGGATCGCGTCGTGTCGGTCATTCCGACAGGGCGATTGCAGCTTATTAAACTCGTTCAAACGAGGGACCTCTCTTACGAATATTGTGGGTGA
- a CDS encoding OmpA family protein, which translates to MRSHSSPDSPESSSVLTIGVTDLMTSLAVIFILLFSAYVTKVSETDARTKGAIPDPVQEPRAAKATTEDIRGALRDHFQRFDLSLDADPADPNMVRIVVPEALLNFEFGKGTLSAAADRFLADSMPTYASLLCGAMRDRIDSLVIEGHTDDRGSDIYNLKLSQERSLNVMVKGLEVIKDSAPWAYRCFQEKTSASGRGRQDLVLDQSRGLDRDKSRRVVFKIRLRSTDQLAELNQAARPLDSPAFSSRLF; encoded by the coding sequence ATGCGGAGCCATTCGTCGCCAGACTCCCCAGAATCTTCCTCGGTATTGACCATCGGGGTGACGGATCTCATGACCTCGTTGGCCGTCATCTTTATTCTGCTGTTCAGCGCGTATGTCACGAAGGTTTCAGAAACCGACGCTCGGACGAAGGGGGCGATACCTGATCCCGTGCAGGAACCGCGCGCGGCGAAGGCCACCACCGAGGATATCCGAGGGGCATTGCGGGATCATTTCCAACGGTTTGATTTATCGTTGGATGCCGATCCCGCCGATCCCAACATGGTGCGAATCGTCGTACCCGAAGCCTTGTTGAACTTTGAGTTTGGGAAGGGAACCCTCTCCGCGGCCGCGGATCGATTTTTGGCGGACTCGATGCCGACCTATGCGTCACTCCTGTGTGGCGCCATGCGGGATCGTATTGACTCGCTGGTCATCGAAGGGCATACCGACGATCGTGGATCGGATATCTACAATTTGAAACTGAGCCAAGAACGGTCGCTCAATGTCATGGTCAAGGGGTTGGAGGTCATCAAGGACTCCGCGCCCTGGGCCTATCGATGCTTCCAGGAAAAGACGTCGGCCAGCGGCCGCGGTCGACAAGACCTCGTGCTGGATCAATCCCGGGGGCTCGACCGAGACAAAAGCCGGCGCGTGGTGTTTAAGATTCGCCTGCGATCCACAGACCAACTGGCAGAGCTGAACCAGGCCGCACGACCGCTCGACTCCCCCGCGTTCAGTTCCCGCCTGTTCTAA
- a CDS encoding SUMF1/EgtB/PvdO family nonheme iron enzyme translates to MRIISLLRCTLAVLPLVLCAGVSYGKDLPPSPPPSSPTEPHSVSDSHAREAPMILIPSGEFAMGDDRGQHDEQPVHRVTVNAFYLDTYEVTVSRYAEFLHAQKPDPPFKWQEANLNIHAHKPVIGVNWYDARDYCRWVGKRLPTEAEWELAARGTEGRVYPWGDARPTKGHTNAGQTKWRGYDTLTDVGKFERGKTPEGLYDMAGNLWEWVADRYDSTYYQFSPRDNPTGPRAGPLRSLRGGAWNNDSQAIRSANRAGYAPDARRNDVGFRCAANAQPSASR, encoded by the coding sequence ATGCGAATCATTTCCCTGCTTCGCTGCACCCTGGCAGTACTTCCGTTGGTCTTGTGCGCCGGCGTGAGCTACGGCAAGGACCTCCCTCCATCACCGCCCCCATCCAGCCCCACGGAACCCCATTCCGTCTCAGACAGCCATGCCCGTGAGGCGCCGATGATCCTGATCCCTTCCGGGGAATTCGCCATGGGAGACGATCGCGGACAGCATGATGAGCAACCGGTCCATCGAGTCACCGTCAATGCGTTCTACCTCGATACCTATGAAGTAACGGTGTCTCGCTACGCCGAGTTCCTTCATGCCCAGAAACCGGATCCGCCCTTCAAGTGGCAGGAAGCCAACCTCAACATCCATGCGCACAAACCGGTCATTGGTGTGAATTGGTACGATGCACGCGATTACTGCCGGTGGGTAGGGAAACGGTTACCAACCGAGGCGGAATGGGAACTGGCGGCACGTGGAACCGAAGGCCGAGTCTACCCTTGGGGCGATGCGCGCCCGACCAAAGGACACACGAACGCGGGCCAGACCAAGTGGCGAGGCTATGACACGTTGACCGATGTCGGGAAATTCGAGCGGGGAAAGACCCCAGAGGGTCTCTACGACATGGCAGGCAATCTCTGGGAATGGGTCGCCGACCGGTACGACTCGACCTATTACCAGTTCAGCCCTCGCGACAATCCAACCGGCCCCCGGGCCGGCCCGCTCCGGAGTTTGCGAGGAGGCGCCTGGAATAATGATTCTCAAGCGATACGGTCCGCCAATCGAGCGGGATACGCGCCGGACGCCAGAAGAAATGATGTCGGGTTTCGCTGCGCCGCGAACGCGCAACCGTCTGCCAGCCGTTAG
- a CDS encoding thioredoxin family protein translates to MTGTVQDVRDENYKEFTDSAGAVVAYGLATCEPCKQYDPILEETAAKFPDIKIGKAKMHVPGRCRDIKKAHTFETYPTTHFFAHGKLLLTREGVVEPAELAALINDHLLK, encoded by the coding sequence ATGACCGGCACAGTGCAGGACGTCCGAGACGAAAACTACAAAGAATTTACCGACAGCGCGGGCGCTGTGGTTGCCTATGGCCTTGCCACCTGCGAACCCTGCAAACAATACGACCCCATTCTGGAAGAGACCGCCGCAAAGTTTCCGGACATCAAGATCGGCAAAGCCAAGATGCATGTCCCCGGCCGGTGTCGCGACATCAAGAAGGCCCATACCTTCGAAACCTACCCCACCACTCATTTCTTTGCACACGGCAAGCTCTTGCTCACCCGTGAAGGTGTCGTCGAGCCGGCCGAACTCGCCGCCCTCATTAACGACCACCTGCTGAAATAA
- a CDS encoding redoxin domain-containing protein: protein MSDVAAEIKVGDTAPDFTLKDQDQKDVKLSDYRGKSNVVLAFYPLDWSPVCQGENKCLTDDFPKFQSAHAELFGVSCDSFFSHKAWADSLDLKHRLLSDFNREVVKKYGLYFEPLNCGKRATVIVDKNGKVAYVKVQEIKVAREDKDILAALAKLS, encoded by the coding sequence ATGAGTGATGTGGCCGCAGAAATTAAGGTCGGCGATACCGCGCCGGATTTCACATTAAAGGATCAGGACCAGAAAGACGTCAAACTGAGCGATTACCGAGGCAAGAGCAATGTCGTCCTCGCGTTTTACCCGCTCGACTGGAGCCCGGTCTGTCAGGGCGAAAACAAGTGCCTGACCGATGACTTTCCGAAGTTTCAAAGCGCCCACGCTGAGCTGTTCGGCGTCAGCTGCGACAGCTTCTTCTCCCACAAGGCTTGGGCGGATTCTCTGGATCTCAAGCACCGCCTCCTTTCTGACTTCAATCGCGAAGTCGTGAAGAAGTATGGTCTGTACTTCGAGCCGTTGAATTGCGGCAAGCGCGCCACGGTCATTGTCGACAAGAACGGCAAGGTGGCCTATGTGAAGGTGCAGGAGATCAAGGTGGCACGAGAAGACAAGGATATTCTCGCCGCCCTGGCAAAGTTGAGCTAA
- the typA gene encoding translational GTPase TypA, with protein sequence MHAPQGRRTDIRNIAIIAHVDHGKTTLVDAVLRQTHVHRKIDDMGERIMDSMDQERERGITIRAKNASVTYKGVKINIVDTPGHADFGGEVERTLRMVDGVLILVDAKEGPMPQTTFVLRKALALGHKAIVVVNKIDRPDAVIDDVVNRTFDLFVHLGASDEQLDFPIVYASAIKGLATLDLKQPGTDISPLLDTILEKIPAPAINRDSPFQLLVLALAQDSYKGKMGIGKIQSGSIARRQNVVTLTKDGDQVPGKISDLAVFSGLERTDIESAEAGEIVALCGLEEVNIGDTIADPNSPIALPRVTIDEPTVQMTFSVNNSPFAGREGKYLTSRHLRERLFKELETNVSLRVQETDSADRFLVAGRGELHLGVLIEQMRREGYELQISQPEVILHRDGETVTEPFEELTIQVPAEYQGPVIEEIGKRRGELRHMKLVGGETASSEMHIEYHIPTRGIIGLKNMLLAKTRGTIIMHHVFSGYAPADEKALLVAPHGSLVAFEAGTSTAYALFMTQERGELFIGATVDVYQGMIVGQNSRDEDLDVNVCKQKQLSNMRAAGTDEALVLTPPREMSLEFAMEYIGPDELVEVTPKHLRLRKRLLNPEDRRKAKKSAK encoded by the coding sequence CTGCATGCACCGCAAGGTCGTCGGACCGACATTCGCAACATCGCCATCATCGCACACGTCGACCATGGGAAAACCACCCTCGTCGATGCCGTGCTACGCCAGACCCACGTCCATCGGAAAATCGACGACATGGGCGAGCGAATCATGGACTCCATGGATCAGGAGCGTGAGCGGGGCATTACGATCCGGGCCAAGAATGCCAGCGTCACATACAAAGGCGTGAAGATCAACATCGTGGATACGCCGGGGCACGCCGACTTCGGCGGCGAAGTGGAACGCACGCTTCGTATGGTCGATGGGGTGCTGATCCTCGTCGATGCGAAGGAAGGACCAATGCCGCAGACCACGTTCGTGCTGCGCAAAGCATTGGCCCTGGGACATAAGGCCATCGTCGTGGTCAATAAAATCGACCGCCCCGACGCCGTCATTGACGATGTCGTGAATCGTACCTTCGACTTGTTCGTCCATCTGGGCGCCAGCGACGAGCAACTCGACTTTCCGATCGTCTATGCATCGGCCATCAAAGGATTGGCCACTCTCGATCTGAAGCAGCCCGGCACGGATATCTCTCCGCTTCTGGATACAATTCTCGAGAAAATTCCCGCCCCGGCCATCAATCGGGACAGCCCGTTTCAGCTGCTGGTGTTGGCCCTGGCGCAGGATTCTTATAAAGGGAAAATGGGAATCGGCAAGATTCAATCGGGCTCGATCGCCCGGCGCCAAAACGTGGTCACGCTGACCAAAGATGGTGACCAGGTGCCAGGAAAGATTTCGGATCTCGCGGTATTTTCCGGTCTCGAGCGTACCGATATCGAATCGGCGGAGGCCGGCGAAATCGTCGCCCTCTGCGGCCTGGAAGAGGTGAACATCGGGGATACCATCGCCGACCCCAATAGTCCCATCGCGCTTCCGCGTGTGACGATCGATGAACCGACCGTTCAAATGACCTTTTCCGTCAACAATAGCCCGTTCGCCGGCCGTGAAGGCAAATATCTGACCTCACGCCACCTGCGCGAACGATTGTTCAAGGAATTGGAAACCAACGTTTCGTTACGCGTTCAAGAGACCGACAGTGCCGACCGATTCTTAGTGGCCGGTCGCGGCGAGCTTCATCTCGGAGTGTTGATCGAACAGATGCGGCGCGAAGGCTATGAACTCCAGATCTCGCAGCCCGAAGTCATCCTGCATCGGGACGGCGAGACCGTGACGGAACCGTTCGAAGAACTCACCATTCAAGTACCGGCGGAATATCAAGGCCCGGTGATCGAAGAGATCGGCAAGCGACGTGGCGAACTCCGTCATATGAAACTCGTCGGAGGCGAGACGGCGTCGAGCGAAATGCACATCGAATATCACATCCCCACTCGCGGCATCATCGGCCTGAAGAATATGCTGCTGGCCAAAACGCGTGGCACCATCATCATGCATCACGTATTTTCAGGCTATGCCCCTGCAGACGAGAAAGCGCTCCTCGTAGCGCCGCATGGCTCACTGGTGGCTTTTGAGGCCGGAACCAGCACGGCCTATGCCCTGTTCATGACCCAAGAGCGTGGAGAATTGTTCATCGGCGCGACGGTTGATGTGTACCAAGGCATGATTGTCGGCCAGAACAGCCGCGATGAAGACTTGGACGTGAACGTCTGCAAGCAAAAGCAATTGTCCAACATGCGCGCGGCCGGGACCGACGAAGCCCTGGTCCTCACCCCTCCGCGGGAAATGTCGCTGGAGTTTGCCATGGAGTACATCGGCCCTGACGAATTGGTCGAAGTCACCCCCAAGCATCTGCGCCTCAGGAAACGGCTCCTGAACCCTGAGGACCGCCGGAAAGCGAAGAAAAGCGCCAAGTAA